The Rubricoccus marinus nucleotide sequence AGCCCGGCGATCTCGTCGCCCTCCTCGGCGCGGGCCGTGAGCATGAGGATGGGCGTGAGGCGGAGCTGCGCGTTCTCGCGGAGCTGCTGCGTGAGCTCGATGCCGTCCATCTTGGGCATCATGATGTCCAGGACCGCGAGGTCGGGCCGCTCGGCCTCGGCGATGCGGAGCGCTTCCTCGCCATCGCCGGCGGTCAGCACGCGGTAGCCGGCGTTTTCGAGCGCGTACTGGAGGAGTTCGACGAGGTCCGGCTCGTCATCGACGAGGAGAATCGTGGGGGAGTCGGAGTCTGCGGAGGCCATTGAGGGGGGAAGCCGAGAGGGAGCGCCAAAGTAGACGGCCCCCGGTTACGCCAGTGTTAGGCCGCGCGCCCCTGTGTGGAAGCACGCCGAAGACGGACGCGGCGGCCGGCCTTTCCCGCAGAGTACGGCACCCGGCCTCTTACGCCAGCGGCCTCTGGCGACTCGCGGTGGGGGCTCCGGCACGTTGGGCCTTAGGCGCGGAGCGCGAGGCGGATCATCTCCTCGGCCGACTGCAGGCCCTGGTTCTCGCGCAGGATCTTGCGCAGGCGCTTCTCGGCCTCGGCGCGGGCCAGGCCCAGTCCTTCAAGAGCCGCGCGCGCGTCGGCGCGCGCCTCGGCGGCGGCACCGTCGCCGCTGGCGCCAGAGGCCTCCAGGCCGTCCAGCCCGGCCATCTTGACGCGGAGGTCGACGACCATCTTCTCGGCCTTCCGCTTGCCCACGCCGGGGATGCGCGTCAGCATCGCCACGTCGTCCGCGATCACGGCGTCGCGGAGCTCGCTCGGGCTCATCGCGCTCAGCGCCGCCAGCGCCAGCTTCGGTCCCACGCCGCTCACGCCGATGAGCGTCTCGAACGTTTGCCGCTCGCCCTCGC carries:
- the ruvA gene encoding Holliday junction branch migration protein RuvA — encoded protein: MYAYITGTLAEKKPTHAVIEAAGVGYFLNIPASSYEKLPAVGKAAKLLTTYVAREDAHTLYGFASEGERQTFETLIGVSGVGPKLALAALSAMSPSELRDAVIADDVAMLTRIPGVGKRKAEKMVVDLRVKMAGLDGLEASGASGDGAAAEARADARAALEGLGLARAEAEKRLRKILRENQGLQSAEEMIRLALRA